ACACGCAGAGAGCATTAACATCGAAACGGAAAAGAAAGTCAGTGCAAATGATGCACGTGCATTGCTTGACGCCTTCCCGGGGCTTGTTGTTTTTGATGCACCACAGAAGAATATATATCCCATTCCGATAACCGCATCAGGAAAAGACGAGGTATACATAGGCAGGATAAGGGAGGATGACACCATTGAGAACGGGCTGAACATGTGGGTCGTTTCCGACAACCTCCGTAAAGGGGCGGCCCTGAATGCCGTGCAGATAGCTGAAAAACTCATAGAGATGGCGCGAAACTGATATAAACACCAAATACGGGAGCTGTAAGGTCCGTGACTTCTATCTGAAGGCAAAAAGAAGAAAACTCCAAATTTCAGCTCTCTGTTGTCCTTCTGAACATGGTAAGGCAAGTATGAGCTCAATGCAAGTCTTACCTCGGGAGGATTCATTTTCAAGAGTATGATATAGTTCTTTACATGAAGGTTATAATTGATGAAGATACATGCATAGGTTGCGGCAACTGTGCCGAGATCTGTCCAGCCGTTTTCATGCTTGATGAGGAGTTGGGCAAATCAAGGGTCATAGACTCCGATGCATGTGATTATGTGGGCTGCTGTGAGGCTGCTGAGGAGAACTGCCCTGTAGAGGCAATCACCATTGAAGAGGACTGAGGATTTCAGGGGCGGGGATATTTACCGGATAATCAGTCTGCTTCGAAAGCAGGTCAAGACCCTTGATGTCCCCTACCTCGAACACATGGCATCCAGGGATCATTCACCCTTTCAGGTCCTCGTCTCCTGCATCCTGAGTTTAAGGACCCAGGACAAAACCACTACCGCAGCATCAGAAAGACTCTTCAGTCTCGCCTCAACACCTCCGGGGATAGCGGCTCTTCCGGTGCGGACCATACAGGATGCCATCTATCCGGTTGGATTTTACAAGGTTAAAGCCAAAAGGATCCGGGACATCTCCGGGGTCATAGTTAAAAAATACGGCGGTACGGTTCCCGACAGCATCGAGGAACTCCTTAAGCTGAAGGGGGTGGGCAGAAAGACCGCTAACCTCGTTGTTACAACCGGATGGAACAAGCCGGGTATCTGCGTCGATACCCACGTTCACAGGATCACAAACAGGTGGGGATACGTCTCCACTAAGACCCCGGAACAGACTGAATTTGCCCTTCGTGCCGGATTGCCTAAGAAATACTGGAAGGAAATAAACGGCCTGCTCGTCGCCTTCGGCCAGGGGATATGCAAGCCCATCTCGCCCTGGTGTAGCAAGTGTGTTCTTGAGGGGTTCTGCATCAGGGCAGGAGTAACAAGGAGCAGATAACCCTTAAGGCCTGTCCATAAACTCATTTGTGTCATTCCGCACTTGATGCGAAATCCAAAGACGCTTGATTTTACTGTATTGCCGCTTTCCAGGCTGTGTTCCAATCCTGAAAATCCATATAATGTCATTCTGAATTCATTTCAGAATCTCGTGTTTTCAACATGTTGCGTTTTATAGAGACCCTGAAAAAATACTGAATCAAGTTCGGCACAGTGTTCAGGGCCTGCCCTGAATTCATTTCAGGAATGACAATTGTGACATAGCCTGTCTGCGGGAATGACATGAAACGATAAGACCAGCCTTTTTTACCCCAGCCACTACTGATACAAACTGCAAGGTGGGGTCAAGCTCTCTGACCAAAGGTAGGGTCTTTCGGCAAGGTGCATTGTAAAATAAAGGGCCCTCGGGTAGAGGGCCTTTATTCCCCGGGGGTGGGGGAGGAAAACCCCGGGTTACTGTACAGAAAGGGAGGGTATCTTTCTGTACAGGACAATTATATAAAGAGAGTTATATCAGCATCGAAAGCAAAGTCCAGAAATTCAGCAGCACCTGCAACCTCAACACCTTCAACAAGATCATCCTTGCTCACATCTGTCATATCAAGGGTAGGGCTACAGGCAATCATTCTGACGTTTATATCCCGGCAAGCGTCCACCAACTCGGGAATACTCGGCCAGTTGATCTTCTTTATCATCCCCTTCATCATGCTCGTTGCCATAGGAGTCATGCCGGGAAGTATACCGAGTATGTTGGGAAAAGGAACCGGCGAAGGCATTGCCGGGTTTGCTATGGGGGCAACCTGTAATTTAGCATATTTCTTTTTGTTCACAATATCAACACCGTAGAGTGTGAAGAATATGGCCGTTTCAGCATCCATTGCAGCCGCAGTTGATGCCAGTATCAATGGTGGATAGGCCATATCGAGGGTGCCTTTGCTCGCAATTATCGCCATTCTCTTCATCTTCTTTTTTTCTTCTGCCATTCTATCCTCCTTGTATTGTTATTCCTTCCGTCAGGACCTTTATTATGGAATCGCTCTGTCTTTCAGAAGTAATTTTTCCCTTAAGAACCGGGGATTTTATCATTCCCATAATCATTTCAACAAGCACCGTTCCGTCAATATCATCCCTGAGAACACCCTTATCAACCCCGTCCTCCAGGAGCGAACCAAGAAGATCATTTATAGTACAGATCTTGTTGTAGCAGTTATCCAGCTTCTTGCTGAAGAGCTTTCCCTCTTCTCTCTGTAAAACAATAAAAAACGACCTGTTTTCGTTAAAAAAGGATACCATCTCCTTTATAAAGAGATTCAGGTTGTCAATGGGGTTGCCCTCGGTAAACCTCTCTTTTAACCTCTGTATCATCTGATCCAGTCCGTCATGCAGCAAGGATGCATAGAGGGCCTCTTTTGATTTGAAATGGTAGTAAAGCGTACCCTTTGCAACCTTCGCCTCACGTGCAATTTCGTCCATCACAACACGATGATAGGAATTTCTTGAAAAGAGGTCCATGGCAACACTCATTATCATCCGCCTTTTGCCGTTATCAAGCCTCATTCCTGTATTATACTGACTGGTCAGTATAAAGTCAATAAAAATATTAACTAAACGATTGCTAAACTATATGGGCCTGTTTAGAGGATGGATTTTTTTACGACGCCATCAACGCTGTTACAGGTCGAAAAACTCGGCTATTGAACTCCCCTCTTCATTTACTACCCTCGTTATATCCTCAAAATCCTTACTGCTTAACCCGGTTTCATAAGCCAGGCGTTCTATGTCATCATTCCAGACCCCGTCATTGCCCTGTCTTTCCAATATCCTCGCTGACAGACTCTCTGCAAGACAAACCGTTGTTACAATCCCCTTATGCTTCTCAACACCCCTTAGATCATGGTGATGTCTGACGGCAATAACAATCTCTTCGGGAATCAGGACCTGTTCAAGGAAGACAGACCCGGCATCGGCATGGTCCATCCCGAAACGGGCAAGTTCCCCAACCCGCAATTCTTCAGTAAACATGATAGTTTTATAGTCTTCCCTGTAAAGGCTGTAAAAAACCACCCTCCCGATATCATGAAGTAAACCGGCAAGAAAACAAACTCCGCTGGAGGTAACAGGAATTTTTTCACATAAAAGGCCGGCAATCATTGCTACTTCATAAGAGTGGGCCCAGAAGTTCCTGACATCGCTGGATTCATTCCTTGAAATCATCTCAAATATGGACATACTCACGGCAATACTCTTCACCATATCTATCCCCAGGAGCAGTATTGCCTGCTCTATATTATTTATCAACCCCGAGTGACCGAAATAGGGGGCATTGGCTATGGACACCACCCTTTCAGCCATACTCTGATCATGTTCGATTACCTCACCTATCTCAATGTATGATGCATCCTCATCCGACAGCTTCTCCATCAACCGTCTCATAACGACAGGTATGGTGGAGAGGGTCCTCATCCGTTTGATATCACCCCTTATTTTTCTCATTAATCTTCTCTCCCATGAATTTTAGTGTGCTCTTCAGCTTTCTTAAAGTCAACGGTTTTTCAAGAACCATCAACTTCTCCCTCCTGCTTAAGAGATCTGATTCAATAGAGAAAATATCTCCTGTAAGTAGGATAATTCTTACCCTTGGGAGATCCCTTTCAATTAATTTGATAAAATCAAGTCCATTCATTTCAGGCATCCTCAGATCAATTATCCCGATATCACAAACATCGGTTCTTAGAAACTCCGCCGCCTCGATAGGTGAACCAAAAACAACCGGATCGTGCCCGATACTTTCAAGATACCCCGCCAGCACATCCCTGACTATCTCCTCATCGTCCAGCACAAGAACTCTGAAGCCCCTCTCAACACTGAATGAATCAATTTCCACTATGGAAAGCTCTATTTTAAAAGCCCTGCCCCGGGTAGTTTCTGTAAAAGAAAAGATACCCCCTTCGTTTTCGATAATCTTAGAAACAAGTGAGATGCCGAATCCCGATAGTTGATCCGGCAAACATTGCTCGTATCGTGAACCTCTGGAGTGTGAGAGTGGAACATTATCATAAATTTCGATTACCGCCTTAGTGCCCCTCTGTTCGGCGGATACTCTGACCTCCTTGTTTGATTCCCGGTTCTCGAAGCCTTTGTTCTCGAACCCCTTGATAATATCAAGAAACAGATGCAGCATTCCCCTCAATATGGATGAGTAGGCTGCACGTATAAAGAGAGGCTCCTCAGATGTCTCGAGGGAAAGTGTCACACCCCGTTTTCTCAATTGATAATCGATCAGGGAGATAGACTTCCTTACAAGGTCATTGAGATCATACATTGATTTCTCCCTGGTATTTTTGCTGACAACTCTGTTAATATTCATTGAGGATTGTCTGTCTCATCGGCACATCTCACGTTCCTTTTCAATTAAATCTCCCCCTCTGATTCTATCGGAACATCTGGAAAAAAACTTTAGTTTTTGGACAAACAAACAGGAGCCAAGTGAGGAAAACTACCCCACTTCGGTTAAGTATAGCATAGAATATCACAGATTACAACAAATAGATTACAACAAGTTAATAACAAGCTTAAAAAAATTTGACAAGTTAAATAGTTTGTGATATTGTGTAGTTATTATGTTTAATTTTTGCGATTTTTTTCCTTAAATGCCGGATAATTCGTGGTACTGATTCCGGATGTCGGGAAGGTAATGACTGAAGAGCTGA
Above is a genomic segment from bacterium BMS3Abin08 containing:
- a CDS encoding phosphodiesterase — encoded protein: MRKIRGDIKRMRTLSTIPVVMRRLMEKLSDEDASYIEIGEVIEHDQSMAERVVSIANAPYFGHSGLINNIEQAILLLGIDMVKSIAVSMSIFEMISRNESSDVRNFWAHSYEVAMIAGLLCEKIPVTSSGVCFLAGLLHDIGRVVFYSLYREDYKTIMFTEELRVGELARFGMDHADAGSVFLEQVLIPEEIVIAVRHHHDLRGVEKHKGIVTTVCLAESLSARILERQGNDGVWNDDIERLAYETGLSSKDFEDITRVVNEEGSSIAEFFDL
- the luxN gene encoding autoinducer 1 sensor kinase/phosphatase LuxN, producing the protein MYDLNDLVRKSISLIDYQLRKRGVTLSLETSEEPLFIRAAYSSILRGMLHLFLDIIKGFENKGFENRESNKEVRVSAEQRGTKAVIEIYDNVPLSHSRGSRYEQCLPDQLSGFGISLVSKIIENEGGIFSFTETTRGRAFKIELSIVEIDSFSVERGFRVLVLDDEEIVRDVLAGYLESIGHDPVVFGSPIEAAEFLRTDVCDIGIIDLRMPEMNGLDFIKLIERDLPRVRIILLTGDIFSIESDLLSRREKLMVLEKPLTLRKLKSTLKFMGEKINEKNKG
- the fdx gene encoding ferredoxin: MKVIIDEDTCIGCGNCAEICPAVFMLDEELGKSRVIDSDACDYVGCCEAAEENCPVEAITIEED
- the nth_2 gene encoding endonuclease III codes for the protein MKRTEDFRGGDIYRIISLLRKQVKTLDVPYLEHMASRDHSPFQVLVSCILSLRTQDKTTTAASERLFSLASTPPGIAALPVRTIQDAIYPVGFYKVKAKRIRDISGVIVKKYGGTVPDSIEELLKLKGVGRKTANLVVTTGWNKPGICVDTHVHRITNRWGYVSTKTPEQTEFALRAGLPKKYWKEINGLLVAFGQGICKPISPWCSKCVLEGFCIRAGVTRSR
- a CDS encoding DsrE/DsrF-like family protein — its product is MAEEKKKMKRMAIIASKGTLDMAYPPLILASTAAAMDAETAIFFTLYGVDIVNKKKYAKLQVAPIANPAMPSPVPFPNILGILPGMTPMATSMMKGMIKKINWPSIPELVDACRDINVRMIACSPTLDMTDVSKDDLVEGVEVAGAAEFLDFAFDADITLFI
- the fadR gene encoding fatty acid metabolism regulator protein, whose translation is MSVAMDLFSRNSYHRVVMDEIAREAKVAKGTLYYHFKSKEALYASLLHDGLDQMIQRLKERFTEGNPIDNLNLFIKEMVSFFNENRSFFIVLQREEGKLFSKKLDNCYNKICTINDLLGSLLEDGVDKGVLRDDIDGTVLVEMIMGMIKSPVLKGKITSERQSDSIIKVLTEGITIQGG